The region TTGTAAAAGGCTTCGAATATCATGGCAAACCCAAAGGAAACGTGATGACCGTTGACTTTGAAGCCACTGGGCAAAAATTTGTCGCCATCAATGGCGGAAATGTTTAAAATGGTCAAATTCGATATCGAAGCGTTAAAACAAGCTTATCAAAGGTAACACATGAAAAAGTTTTTAGCGGTTTACACAGGCACACCTGAGTCTCTGGAAAAAAAATGGGGTTCACTCAACCCAAAAGAACGAGCTCAGCGCGAACGTCAGGGGGTTGAAGCCTGGATGAATTGGGGCAAGAAACACCAGCTTGCGATCAAGGACAATGGTTCTCCTCTGGGCAAAACCAAGAAAGTCGATGCCCAGGGGATCTCGGATACCAAAAATAATATGACGGGATATGTGATTGTCGAGGCTCCCTCGGCCCAGGAAGCCGCCGAAATGTTTCTTCACCATCCACACTTTACGATCTTCCCGGGCGATGGCGTAGAGATCGTCGAGTGCCTCGACCTGGAAGAAATGATAAAGAATAAGCAGTGATGCCTACTTCGGCATCACCACAGTCATATCCATATAAGGTCCCTGGGGAATTTCGCCGGGAGGCAGTCCTACCGGGACCTTATTCTGACTGGGACCCAACGACTTAATGAATCGATACATCGCTTTTAAGTCATCCTTAGTCATGGCATTTAAGGCATACCAGGGCATTGGTGGACGCGTCTTTAGAGTTTTCGCATACTGAACAAATTCCACTTCATTCATCATGTGCACCCGCTCGCGCAAATTGGTCGGAAACGTTGTTCCCCATGGCCCCTTCCACCCCACTTGATCACCAATCAACCAGTCTTTCTCTGGAATCTCACCGTTTTTCATTCCAAAGAATGGTGTGTGGCAGTCATTACAACCGATGGTCTTAACAAGATAACGACCTCTTTGAATATCGCTTTCACGATTTTTTGCTTCGGCCTTTGCCGACAAAACAAATAGCGTAAAAAAGGCCGATGCGAACAAGCTTGCTTTTTTCATGATGTCTCCCTTTATTTCTTCCAGTTTTGCGTGGTTTCTTTGACGAAATTTTCAAATGCCCTTGGCGGACGATTTAATATTTTTTCCTGTTGGATATAGTCGGTTGCGGTGGCTTTCAAACCTTCGCGCTGAAAATACCTATACATCTGCTTCCAATCACTCAAGAGCCAGGCCGGCAGAAAGGGTTTATTGCTCTTTTCCCAGTGCTCAAGATCATCGCCACCATAGTGGATGGGACGCTCCAAATACTGGCTGTACAGTTCGCAGGTTCGATGGGCCGTGAGGACCTCGGGCCCTACCAATGGGAATATCTGTCCACTGAGTTCTTCGTTCAGCACGGCTTGCACCAGAGCTTCGGCAATATCGTCGGCATCGACCCGACACAGCCCCACGTTCCCAAAGGGCTGCGGATACACGCCGTGGCCAAAAAGGGCTTCTTTGAAAAAGTAGTCATTTTGATAAAAGTTATTTGGCGATACCGTCGTCCATTTCAACCCGGACTTTTGCAACTCTTTTTGAATGGCAATTTTCGCTGCAAAATGCGGAATCGAAGGCGCAACTTCTACTCTGTGAATAGACATGAAAACCAGATGCTTTAAACCCGCGGTTTGAGCGAGTTGGACGAAACGCAGACCCGTTTCAAGCTCCGTGGGGCTTGCTGGGGTAATAAGCACGGCCTTATCGACCTTTTTTAACGCGGCCAAAATAGTACCATAATTATCAAAATCCAAAAGAACCTGATCTTTGTCGCGGGGCTGACGGCTTCCTGCAAAGGTTTCAACCTGAGACTGATTATGCAGCAGTTTTACGACTCTAGAACCAATGGTCCCGGTACTGGCGGTCACAAGAACTTTCATAAGATCCTCCGTCCATCACTTTACGGCTATTCAGGGACCGCGTTTCCTAAATATTTACTAAGTTCTTACGAAATAAATCCTAACCTGCTATCTTGTGTCTTATGTTGAATCAGGAATGGTCCGAATTTTTGGAAAACGGCGTCGCGATGACTTTGGGTTGCTGCGATTCTCAGCTTAAAAGCAAAGGCGCACGATGTGTGGGGGCTGTTGTCGGCCTGGATCGCAAAACTGTCACTTTTTACATTCAAAAAGACTCTGCGCAAAGAGTCCTCGCCATTTTGCAAGAGCGCCCCCAGGTCGCTGTTGTCGCCTCTTTGCCTTCCACTTACAAAACCCTGCAATTAAAAGGAAACTACTTATCACACCGCGAGGCAGATTCCCGCGACCGCCTTATTCTTGAGCGCTATCGAGAATTGTTTTTTGCGGAAACCGACAAAGCCGGAGTGCCGTCTCAAGTGATGAGACTGATGGTGAGCTTTCCCGCCATTGCCGTCGACATCGAAATCACGCAACTCTTTTTGAGCACGCCAGGCCCGCATGCGGGAGCGCCGTTATGATCAGCCCCTTTTCTTTTAAAAATGCCTTCTTAGGAGTCATTCCTTCCACGATCTTGACGGCTTCTCCTGACGGGACTCCCAACATCGCGTACTTAAGTCAGGTTTATTTGTTGAATGAGTCCCAGCTTGGACTCACAACCCAGTTTTTCAATAAGACCAAGAAGAACTTTGTGGCCAATCCCCACTGTACCGTGCGCGTTTATGATCCCGATAATTTTTGCGCGTATGAAATCGAAGCAAAATACAGTCATACCGAAGCAGAAGGGCCTTTATTTTCTCAACTGGCTAAAAAGTTCGATGCGATTGCAGAACATTCCGGTGCTTCACATTTCTTTAAACTTCAATCGATCGAAGTTTTGGATATTGTGAATATCGAAAAAATTGGCAATGAATCCTACACCAGCGAAGAAGCAGCCATTTCACTTCCTGTACGCCGAACCATCATTGACTTTGAAGCCCTGCAAAAAGTCTGTGAAAGAGTCAGCGCCGCGCGAAACTTGGAAGAACTTTTTGATTCGATTTTAAAAGCCATCGATCTGGAATTTGGTTTGCGACACTCTATGATTCTGATGAAACAGGCTGAGGCCGATCGACTTTATACGATCTCCACAAGAGGCTATGATCAGTCCGGTGTGGGCTCAGAAGTTAAAATCGGCGAAGGCGTTATTGGTCGTGCGGCGGAAATGAAAGTTCCTTTCGCTCACGCCTCGTTAACGCGTGAAATTCTTTATGCCCGAGCCACGACCTCTCCCCAAGAGGCAAATTCAGAATCCTTGCTTCACCAGGCCATCCCCCTGCCGGGCTTGAAGATGTCCCGCAGTCAGATGGCCATACCGATCGTTTTGCGCGGCGAACTTTTGGGCGTGCTCTTTGCGGAAAGTGAAAACATTTATGAGTTCCGCGACAGCGACGAAAGCATTCTTAAAACTTTAAGCCATGTACTGGCCTTGGCAATTCAGAATCTTCAGATCAGTCATGAGTTTGAAATCGTCCCGACGGCGGCTTCGCCCGTAGTTTCAGAAACCAAACCACAACCTTCTAAAGAAAAACTGATCTTTAGCTATTTCCACAAAGAGGACTGTATCTTGCTTAATGGGGAATATCTGATCCGCAACGTCCCGGCCCGAATTTTATGGAGAATGCTCAAGGACTTCCATACTCAAGGTAAAACCGAGTTCACCAACCGCGAACTCAGAATGGACTCTTGGTTGCAGCTTCCCGAAATCAAAGACAACCTCGAAACTCGCCTGATCCTGCTACGGAAACGCCTGGAAAAAAAGTGCCCGCAGGTTTCCATCGTCTCGAGCGGCCGGGGCCGAGTCACTTTGCTCGCGGCTAGCGAGATCACTTTGTCGGAGAATTAGAAGTATTGATTTAGTCGCAGGGCGCCAAAAAAAGGACTTTGCTATTCACGGAACCAATGCAAAGCGCACGAATTAATCTTCCATGCAGAAATGCAGACAATGTGGACGATTTTACCGCCACCGTGGCAGTAAAAGAACATTAATAAAAATCCGTACTACAGTTCCGTTCGCCAAAATAAGCGGATCAAACCCACTCTTATCATGGTCGTCCATATTGCGGCTCATTTTTTATTAAGCTGCACGCCTTATATAAGTACGTCTATCTTTTAACCAAGATAGAAATTCTGCAAGTTCCTCCGATTGTGACGCCACTGCATTTTCAACAAGCTTCTCATCATACAGACAGAAAAATCTCGATTTTGCGCGAGTAACCGCGACATTGAGTCTTCTTATATCGGAAAGAAAGTGGAGATCCTCTGACGAGCCTCCATCTCCGCCGAATGATAGAAAGATAGCTTCTCTTTCTTGCCCTTGAAACCTCTCTACCGTATCAACTAAAACTTTCGATGCAGCGGTTGTACCAAGTCTATTTTGTAGGGCCGCATTGACGATACCAGCTTGAATTCTATAAGGACAAATAACCCCTACAGTTTCGGCGTTGTCCCTACTCTTCATTATTCTTTCAACCTTGTCGGTTATAAAATCAGCCTCTTTTTGAGAAAATTTACCCGACGAACCGGAAGAAAAACGTTTTGGCACGACAAAGTCGTCCGTCAAAAAGGCAGGACTTTGGGCAAAGTAGTCGCGGTTGACTACAGACACATGGGGAACGAGTCTACCTTTATAGAACTTTTCCGATGACCAGGCCTGTATTTCCCTTCGCATTCTATACTGTGTTTCCAGCATGGGTGTGTCTTCCCCGACGAACAAAGAAAAGATATTATCATATTGAATATCCGCGTGTTTTGCCGACAATACTGGAGGTAACTGGAATTGATCGCCAACAAGAATGAGCCGCCTGGTCAGTCTTTGAATGAAGGGCCAAAAGTAGACCGGGACTTGCCCAGCTTCATCGACAACTAACAAGTCAACCTTCGGTGCAGACCTATTAAACGCCAGCTTATGAAGTGTCGCCCCAAGAAGCTGATATTCATCTAAACTTTTCTTAAAATCCGGAGAGCTAACAGCGGCACTGCCCTCATTCTGAGTATAGAATTCTCCCCGAATTTTATCAGAATTCCCCACTCGCACCCAATCATAATCGGGGTTCTCTCGAACCACCCTCGCTAACAAGTTATCGACAGCCGCGTTGGTAAAAGAAGTTACGCACACTTTCATTTTAGAGTTCAAAGCCAATGCAATAATCGCCTGAAGAAGCTGTGTCTTTCCTGTGCCAGGCGGTCCCTGAACAGCTC is a window of Bdellovibrio sp. ArHS DNA encoding:
- a CDS encoding AAA domain-containing protein — encoded protein: MKPNAKIDMHSFIKMIRAEKRAEYSRYRGEVDAPLSQVCDSADALGPLILKQKLGFARWVLEGKACYSRFRPGDTVEIRLQKAGSDLSVKFSDGWRVETVRYSEPGKIEVTVGGIKPLEEEDIREVFLFKSSSSVFNNLLMKKIYEMGSSTAPILLNSGGRYPLSVEGANFRRIYDGLNDIQKNAVHQLIGDDMNGAVQGPPGTGKTQLLQAIIALALNSKMKVCVTSFTNAAVDNLLARVVRENPDYDWVRVGNSDKIRGEFYTQNEGSAAVSSPDFKKSLDEYQLLGATLHKLAFNRSAPKVDLLVVDEAGQVPVYFWPFIQRLTRRLILVGDQFQLPPVLSAKHADIQYDNIFSLFVGEDTPMLETQYRMRREIQAWSSEKFYKGRLVPHVSVVNRDYFAQSPAFLTDDFVVPKRFSSGSSGKFSQKEADFITDKVERIMKSRDNAETVGVICPYRIQAGIVNAALQNRLGTTAASKVLVDTVERFQGQEREAIFLSFGGDGGSSEDLHFLSDIRRLNVAVTRAKSRFFCLYDEKLVENAVASQSEELAEFLSWLKDRRTYIRRAA
- a CDS encoding GAF domain-containing protein → MISPFSFKNAFLGVIPSTILTASPDGTPNIAYLSQVYLLNESQLGLTTQFFNKTKKNFVANPHCTVRVYDPDNFCAYEIEAKYSHTEAEGPLFSQLAKKFDAIAEHSGASHFFKLQSIEVLDIVNIEKIGNESYTSEEAAISLPVRRTIIDFEALQKVCERVSAARNLEELFDSILKAIDLEFGLRHSMILMKQAEADRLYTISTRGYDQSGVGSEVKIGEGVIGRAAEMKVPFAHASLTREILYARATTSPQEANSESLLHQAIPLPGLKMSRSQMAIPIVLRGELLGVLFAESENIYEFRDSDESILKTLSHVLALAIQNLQISHEFEIVPTAASPVVSETKPQPSKEKLIFSYFHKEDCILLNGEYLIRNVPARILWRMLKDFHTQGKTEFTNRELRMDSWLQLPEIKDNLETRLILLRKRLEKKCPQVSIVSSGRGRVTLLAASEITLSEN
- a CDS encoding NmrA family NAD(P)-binding protein, which codes for MKVLVTASTGTIGSRVVKLLHNQSQVETFAGSRQPRDKDQVLLDFDNYGTILAALKKVDKAVLITPASPTELETGLRFVQLAQTAGLKHLVFMSIHRVEVAPSIPHFAAKIAIQKELQKSGLKWTTVSPNNFYQNDYFFKEALFGHGVYPQPFGNVGLCRVDADDIAEALVQAVLNEELSGQIFPLVGPEVLTAHRTCELYSQYLERPIHYGGDDLEHWEKSNKPFLPAWLLSDWKQMYRYFQREGLKATATDYIQQEKILNRPPRAFENFVKETTQNWKK